From Streptomyces sp. NBC_01460, a single genomic window includes:
- a CDS encoding carbohydrate ABC transporter permease: protein MSLQPLSTAAEKATGEDGSPSGPAPRTGKPVGNARLRRAVRENLVAYLFLAAGVLCFALFSWYPIVRGVLLGFQQVNFSEPARWVGLDNFRRLVDDPLFLTAWQNTGYFTLLALVFGFAAPFATAVILNELRHGRSYLRMTVYLPVMLPPIVTMLLWRQFYDPGPGLFNNVLEVFQLPAQQWLESENLAMVSLVLVSTWANMGTTTLIYLAALGGIPGELYEAAELDGASIRQRLWHVTIPQMRFILMITLLLQVIGTMQVFVEPFVLTGGGPDDATVTVLLLLYRYAFVYNDFGLASAMSTLLFVVLGLFSVVYLRLTRSKG, encoded by the coding sequence ATGTCCCTCCAGCCGCTCTCCACCGCAGCGGAGAAGGCCACCGGCGAAGACGGCTCCCCGTCCGGGCCCGCGCCCCGGACGGGGAAGCCCGTGGGAAACGCCCGGCTGCGCCGGGCCGTGCGGGAGAACCTGGTCGCCTACCTCTTCCTCGCCGCGGGAGTGCTCTGCTTCGCGCTCTTCTCCTGGTACCCGATCGTGCGCGGGGTCCTGCTCGGCTTCCAGCAGGTCAACTTCTCCGAACCCGCCCGGTGGGTGGGCCTGGACAACTTCCGGCGGCTGGTGGACGACCCGCTGTTCCTGACCGCCTGGCAGAACACCGGCTACTTCACCCTGCTCGCCCTCGTGTTCGGCTTCGCCGCACCGTTCGCCACCGCCGTCATCCTGAACGAACTGCGGCACGGGCGCTCGTACCTGCGCATGACCGTCTACCTCCCGGTCATGCTGCCGCCGATCGTCACCATGCTGCTCTGGCGCCAGTTCTACGACCCGGGCCCCGGCCTGTTCAACAATGTGCTGGAGGTCTTCCAGCTGCCGGCCCAGCAGTGGCTGGAGTCGGAGAACCTCGCCATGGTGTCCCTGGTCCTCGTCTCCACCTGGGCCAACATGGGCACGACCACCCTGATCTACCTGGCGGCACTCGGCGGCATCCCCGGCGAGCTGTACGAGGCGGCGGAGCTCGACGGTGCGTCGATCCGGCAGCGGCTGTGGCACGTCACGATCCCGCAGATGCGCTTCATCCTGATGATCACGCTGCTGCTCCAGGTCATCGGCACGATGCAGGTCTTCGTCGAGCCCTTCGTCCTCACCGGCGGCGGACCCGACGACGCCACCGTCACCGTGCTCCTGCTCCTGTACCGCTACGCCTTCGTCTACAACGACTTCGGCCTGGCCAGCGCCATGAGCACCCTGCTCTTCGTGGTGCTCGGCCTCTTCTCCGTCGTCTATCTGCGCCTGACCCGCAGCAAGGGCTGA
- a CDS encoding ABC transporter substrate-binding protein — protein MVGMSGISRRQLLGSATAVALSLALTACGGSGDSPSGVDKNGVVTISVNGMPAKTQAVDRKNFMEDVAAFEKSHPKIKIDAREGQMDPKTFAAKLAGGQLEDVYYVYFTDPAGLIQRRQAADISKYTGDVPYFEDIDPALMKVFKDAEGKTYGLPTGNYSMGLLYNRDLFAKAGLDPDKPPATWEEVRTAAKKISALGDGTVGYADYSKNNQGGWHLTSWIYSMGGEVATKQDGRWKAAFDSEAGRKALNALHDMRWTDKSMGTRQLLEIADVQKMMGAGKLGMYMAGPDNIPTIVKQFEREYEEYGLAALPGTATLGGGDGFMFNPKASPEKIKAGLQWVQWKYLRSPERENVDSKRSQKTGVPIGLPQPRLFAGEAQAEIDRIHEQYANTPVKNYQPFIERNAQVETKVEPPNAQQLYTVLDGVMQAVLTKEDADIDALLAAAAKKADTILASVK, from the coding sequence ATGGTTGGCATGTCCGGCATCAGCAGACGTCAGCTTCTCGGCTCGGCGACGGCCGTCGCCCTCTCCCTCGCCCTCACGGCCTGCGGCGGCTCCGGAGACTCGCCGTCCGGCGTGGACAAGAACGGCGTGGTCACGATCAGCGTGAACGGCATGCCCGCCAAGACGCAGGCCGTCGACCGCAAGAACTTCATGGAGGACGTCGCGGCCTTCGAGAAGAGCCACCCGAAGATCAAGATCGACGCCCGCGAGGGCCAGATGGACCCGAAGACCTTCGCGGCCAAGCTCGCGGGCGGCCAGCTGGAGGACGTGTACTACGTCTACTTCACCGACCCCGCCGGACTGATCCAGCGCCGCCAGGCCGCCGACATCTCGAAGTACACCGGCGACGTGCCGTACTTCGAGGACATCGACCCGGCGCTGATGAAGGTCTTCAAGGACGCCGAGGGCAAGACGTACGGCCTGCCCACCGGCAACTACTCGATGGGCCTGCTCTACAACCGCGACCTGTTCGCCAAGGCCGGTCTCGACCCCGACAAGCCGCCGGCCACCTGGGAGGAGGTGCGCACCGCCGCGAAGAAGATCAGCGCGCTCGGTGACGGCACGGTCGGCTACGCCGACTACAGCAAGAACAACCAGGGCGGCTGGCACCTCACCTCGTGGATCTACTCCATGGGCGGGGAGGTGGCCACGAAGCAGGACGGCCGCTGGAAGGCCGCCTTCGACAGCGAGGCGGGCCGCAAGGCGCTCAACGCCCTGCACGACATGCGCTGGACGGACAAGAGCATGGGCACCCGCCAGCTCCTGGAGATAGCCGACGTCCAGAAGATGATGGGCGCCGGCAAGCTCGGGATGTACATGGCGGGCCCCGACAACATCCCCACCATCGTCAAGCAGTTCGAGCGTGAGTACGAGGAGTACGGCCTGGCCGCGCTGCCCGGGACCGCGACCCTCGGTGGCGGCGACGGCTTCATGTTCAACCCGAAGGCCTCGCCGGAGAAGATCAAGGCCGGGCTGCAGTGGGTCCAGTGGAAGTACCTGCGGAGCCCCGAGCGGGAGAACGTCGACAGCAAGAGGTCCCAGAAGACGGGTGTGCCGATCGGGCTGCCGCAGCCCCGGCTGTTCGCCGGCGAGGCCCAGGCGGAGATCGACCGGATCCACGAGCAGTACGCCAACACCCCGGTGAAGAACTACCAGCCCTTCATCGAGCGCAACGCGCAGGTGGAGACCAAGGTCGAGCCGCCCAACGCCCAGCAGCTCTACACCGTCCTCGACGGCGTCATGCAGGCCGTGCTCACCAAGGAGGACGCGGACATCGACGCGCTGCTGGCCGCGGCCGCCAAGAAGGCCGACACCATCCTCGCCTCGGTGAAGTGA
- a CDS encoding LacI family DNA-binding transcriptional regulator, producing the protein MTKRRLSQVAEYAGVSEATVSRVLNGSPDVASTTREAVLSALDVCGIERPARYRAERAALIGLVVPDLQNPIFSAFAEALCGLLNKRGLIPVLCTRTADGVSEAHYIEMLLRQNIGGIVFIGASYADAGPEHGRALRERRIPMVLLNAADENTGVPQVRVDDALAADQALSHLSALGHERIGVILGPVGHVPSARKLAGFAAFCARRGVPADDWRRLVAHALFTMEGGATALPRLLAEGVTGIVCASDALALGAVRGARRQGVSVPRDLSVVGFDDSPFMVATDPPLTTARQPIQAMASAVVASLAAQIDGHAGANELMMFDTELIVRGSTAARPR; encoded by the coding sequence GTGACGAAACGACGACTCTCTCAGGTGGCCGAGTACGCGGGTGTCAGCGAGGCGACGGTCAGCCGCGTCCTCAACGGCAGCCCCGATGTGGCGAGCACGACCCGTGAAGCGGTGCTGAGCGCACTGGACGTGTGCGGGATCGAGCGGCCGGCCCGCTACCGGGCCGAGCGGGCCGCGCTCATCGGTCTGGTCGTGCCCGATCTGCAGAATCCGATCTTCTCCGCCTTCGCCGAGGCCCTGTGCGGACTGCTCAACAAGCGGGGGCTCATCCCCGTGCTCTGCACCAGGACGGCCGACGGCGTCTCCGAGGCGCACTACATCGAGATGCTGCTGCGGCAGAACATCGGCGGCATCGTCTTCATCGGCGCCAGCTACGCCGACGCCGGCCCCGAACACGGCCGTGCGCTGCGGGAACGCCGCATCCCGATGGTGCTGCTCAACGCGGCCGACGAGAACACGGGCGTCCCCCAGGTGAGGGTGGACGACGCGCTCGCCGCCGACCAGGCGCTCTCGCACCTGTCGGCGCTGGGGCACGAGCGGATCGGCGTGATCCTCGGGCCGGTGGGTCACGTGCCCTCGGCACGGAAGCTCGCCGGGTTCGCCGCCTTCTGCGCGCGCCGGGGCGTACCCGCGGACGACTGGCGGCGGCTGGTGGCGCACGCGCTGTTCACGATGGAGGGCGGCGCCACGGCGCTGCCCCGGCTGCTGGCGGAGGGGGTCACCGGAATCGTTTGCGCCAGTGACGCCCTGGCGCTCGGGGCCGTCCGGGGAGCCCGCCGCCAAGGCGTCTCCGTGCCGCGGGACCTCTCGGTGGTCGGGTTCGACGATTCGCCGTTCATGGTGGCCACCGACCCGCCGCTGACCACCGCGCGGCAGCCGATCCAGGCGATGGCCTCGGCGGTCGTGGCCTCCCTGGCGGCGCAGATCGACGGCCATGCGGGAGCAAACGAACTGATGATGTTCGACACCGAGCTGATCGTCCGGGGCTCCACCGCCGCCCGGCCCCGCTGA
- a CDS encoding lytic polysaccharide monooxygenase auxiliary activity family 9 protein, producing MRKRASAAVIGLAIAGVSMLATSGASSHGYTDSPISRQKLCANGTVTGCGNIQWEPQSVEGPKGFPAAGPADGKICSGGNSQFAQLDDPRGGAWPATKVTGGQGYSFRWQFTARHSTSDFRYYITKNGWDSTKPLTRAALESQPFMTVPYGNQQPPATLTHQGTIPTQKSGKHIILAVWNVADTTNAFYACSDVQF from the coding sequence ATGCGGAAAAGGGCAAGCGCGGCCGTCATCGGCCTGGCGATAGCGGGCGTCTCCATGCTCGCGACCAGCGGTGCCAGCAGCCACGGCTACACGGACTCACCCATCAGCCGGCAGAAGCTCTGCGCCAACGGCACCGTCACCGGCTGCGGCAACATCCAGTGGGAGCCGCAGAGCGTCGAGGGCCCCAAGGGCTTCCCGGCGGCAGGACCCGCCGACGGCAAGATCTGCTCCGGCGGGAACAGCCAGTTCGCCCAGCTCGACGACCCGCGAGGTGGCGCCTGGCCCGCCACGAAGGTCACCGGCGGACAGGGCTACAGCTTCCGCTGGCAGTTCACGGCCCGCCACTCCACGAGTGACTTCCGGTACTACATCACCAAGAACGGCTGGGACTCCACGAAGCCGCTCACCAGGGCCGCCCTGGAGTCGCAGCCCTTCATGACCGTGCCGTACGGGAACCAGCAGCCCCCGGCGACGCTGACCCACCAGGGCACGATCCCCACCCAGAAGAGCGGCAAGCACATCATCCTGGCCGTCTGGAACGTCGCGGACACCACCAACGCGTTCTACGCGTGCTCCGACGTGCAGTTCTGA
- a CDS encoding SPFH domain-containing protein — protein sequence MTEAGMRSTENVRGEWDELGERDTRAIVPGPGAGDEQGERPTEVLPVTEATCATDAYGSGVPGPGGEPDPAPVQWWSPRAVVDVPGVADAPAVADAPVVTDAPVVTDAAPLTVAREVTVTPAEVEVAEVTRTPAQVEVAEVTGTPAEVEVPALVVVPVEVDGPSAVVHEEIPADLGPALDAVAVVGRGPARVPVDLDLELELQLDPEPPQGPEFDPEPSADWELPAPEPVSGRAFGPDAGEEGEKGEEDVPAAPPAGPPDLRKPVTGGAGAPGEGERAPVTLTVGAADPVAWWGAGRRQPVIATETTAPIPVHLLFRDDGHDAGQGGTGRTAAGAGAARRSGDRRPPLQRSAQVRAPGRAAPPADPRLTERPGPALPGWAALLTAAAGVAAGLAVLWWRGAVPAALTGRLGLGHRPYDGLGSGAWALLSLLAAVALFALCGLGRGRAGHASVLTLFGDYRGSVRRTGLLWISPLLLRRRVDVRLRHWRSEPLPAVDASGTALRAVVLVVWRVRDTARAVFGVADHEHYLSDQVEAALARVLSQLPADAFHEDTRTLRDAEAVGDALTRMLTADCAPVGIEVYSAQPTAIEYAPEVAAAMQRCRVAAIDAKHRDGVLTSVVDAVDDTVGRLTARGIVELDAYEHKALVRDLTVAFYTGRGGGEGA from the coding sequence ATGACGGAGGCGGGAATGCGGTCGACGGAGAACGTACGGGGCGAGTGGGACGAGCTCGGCGAGCGGGACACGCGGGCGATCGTGCCCGGGCCCGGGGCGGGGGACGAGCAGGGAGAGCGGCCGACGGAGGTGCTGCCGGTGACGGAGGCGACCTGTGCGACGGATGCGTACGGGAGCGGGGTGCCGGGGCCCGGCGGTGAGCCGGACCCGGCACCGGTGCAGTGGTGGTCCCCCCGGGCGGTGGTGGACGTGCCCGGGGTGGCGGATGCGCCTGCAGTGGCGGACGCGCCCGTGGTGACGGATGCGCCCGTGGTGACGGATGCCGCCCCTCTGACGGTGGCACGCGAGGTGACCGTTACGCCCGCCGAGGTGGAGGTGGCCGAGGTGACCCGTACCCCCGCCCAGGTGGAGGTGGCCGAGGTGACCGGTACGCCCGCCGAGGTGGAGGTGCCCGCGCTGGTCGTCGTACCCGTCGAGGTGGACGGCCCTTCCGCGGTGGTCCACGAGGAGATCCCGGCCGACCTGGGGCCCGCCCTGGACGCGGTGGCCGTCGTGGGCCGGGGCCCCGCCAGGGTCCCCGTGGATCTGGACCTGGAGCTGGAGCTGCAGCTGGACCCGGAGCCGCCGCAGGGGCCGGAGTTCGACCCGGAGCCGTCGGCCGACTGGGAGCTGCCGGCTCCGGAGCCGGTCTCGGGCCGGGCCTTCGGCCCGGACGCGGGGGAGGAGGGGGAGAAGGGCGAGGAGGACGTCCCGGCGGCCCCGCCGGCCGGGCCGCCGGATCTCCGGAAGCCGGTGACCGGCGGGGCCGGTGCGCCGGGCGAGGGCGAGCGCGCCCCGGTGACGCTGACCGTCGGCGCCGCCGACCCGGTCGCCTGGTGGGGGGCCGGACGCAGGCAGCCCGTCATCGCCACCGAGACCACCGCGCCCATCCCCGTACACCTGCTCTTCCGCGACGACGGCCACGACGCCGGGCAGGGCGGGACGGGCCGGACCGCTGCGGGGGCCGGTGCCGCACGGCGGTCCGGTGACCGGCGTCCGCCCCTCCAGCGGTCCGCCCAGGTGCGGGCGCCCGGCCGGGCCGCGCCGCCCGCCGACCCCCGGCTCACCGAGCGGCCGGGGCCCGCACTGCCCGGCTGGGCCGCGCTGCTCACCGCGGCCGCGGGGGTGGCCGCGGGGCTCGCCGTGCTCTGGTGGCGGGGCGCGGTGCCCGCCGCGCTGACCGGCCGGCTCGGGCTCGGGCACCGCCCGTACGACGGGCTCGGCAGCGGGGCCTGGGCACTGCTCTCACTGCTGGCGGCCGTGGCGCTCTTCGCGCTCTGCGGTCTCGGCCGGGGCCGGGCCGGACACGCCTCGGTGCTGACCCTCTTCGGTGACTACCGGGGCAGCGTCCGGCGCACCGGTCTCCTCTGGATCTCCCCGCTCCTGCTGCGCCGCCGGGTCGACGTACGCCTGCGGCACTGGCGCAGTGAGCCGCTGCCCGCCGTGGACGCCAGCGGGACCGCTCTGCGGGCGGTCGTCCTCGTCGTGTGGCGGGTGAGGGACACCGCCCGGGCCGTGTTCGGGGTCGCGGACCACGAGCACTACCTGAGCGACCAGGTGGAGGCGGCGCTGGCCCGGGTGCTCTCGCAGCTGCCGGCCGACGCCTTCCACGAAGACACCCGCACCCTGCGCGACGCGGAGGCGGTGGGCGACGCCCTGACCCGGATGCTGACGGCGGACTGCGCGCCCGTGGGCATCGAGGTGTACTCGGCGCAGCCGACCGCGATCGAGTACGCCCCCGAGGTCGCGGCCGCGATGCAGCGGTGCCGGGTGGCGGCCATCGACGCCAAGCACCGCGACGGGGTGCTGACGTCCGTGGTCGACGCGGTGGACGACACGGTCGGCCGGCTGACCGCGCGCGGCATCGTCGAGCTCGACGCCTACGAACACAAGGCCCTGGTCAGGGATCTGACGGTGGCTTTCTACACCGGTCGCGGCGGTGGAGAGGGAGCCTGA
- a CDS encoding peptidoglycan-binding protein: MTVPVFEEYEPDADCGCPGCARRRRTAAALPVRHGGHPAAHGARRALVLVTAAGVVLSCGAAQAAATAAGRDTRAGAEADPQPVTPQGTVGPLNSGGASGPPAAPGTAQRTTTRTEIINRAKKWVSAQVPYDMAAYWSDGYRQDCSGFVSMAWNLGTNEWTGSLATFGTKIARADLQPGDILLFHNLADPAVGSHVTVFGGWTDHTHSHYLAYEQTRPNARAATTPMAYWSNSSKYVAYRYKGIVSGTSGSSATAFPGAAKFGAGANNAHVTRLGTMLIAQGGKRFYTQGAGPRWGDADKRATQAFQLAQGWKGAEADGVPGPHTWRLLVAGTGHRIPAATTGGSPSGTAAYPGRSSFGPGQAGSHIQRLGAQLVKKGYGAHYATGPGPRWTEADRRNVEAFQRAQGWSGGAADGYPGPETWRRLFA; the protein is encoded by the coding sequence ATGACTGTGCCGGTCTTCGAGGAGTACGAACCCGACGCCGACTGCGGCTGTCCGGGCTGCGCCCGACGCCGCCGTACGGCCGCCGCGCTGCCCGTGCGCCATGGCGGCCACCCGGCCGCGCACGGTGCGCGAAGGGCCCTGGTGCTGGTCACCGCGGCGGGCGTCGTCCTGTCCTGCGGGGCGGCCCAGGCGGCCGCCACCGCCGCGGGCCGGGACACCCGGGCCGGCGCGGAGGCCGACCCCCAGCCGGTCACCCCGCAGGGCACGGTCGGGCCGCTGAACAGCGGCGGAGCGTCGGGGCCGCCCGCCGCACCGGGGACGGCTCAGCGCACGACCACCCGGACCGAGATCATCAACCGCGCCAAGAAGTGGGTGTCCGCCCAGGTCCCGTACGACATGGCGGCCTACTGGTCGGACGGCTACCGGCAGGACTGCTCCGGCTTCGTGTCGATGGCGTGGAACCTCGGCACCAACGAGTGGACCGGCAGCCTCGCCACCTTCGGCACGAAGATCGCCCGGGCGGACCTCCAGCCCGGCGACATCCTCCTCTTCCACAACCTGGCCGACCCCGCGGTGGGATCGCACGTCACGGTCTTCGGCGGCTGGACCGACCACACGCACAGCCACTACCTGGCGTACGAGCAGACCCGCCCCAACGCCCGCGCGGCGACGACGCCGATGGCGTACTGGAGCAACTCCTCCAAGTACGTGGCCTACCGCTACAAGGGCATCGTCAGCGGGACGAGCGGCAGCTCGGCGACGGCGTTCCCGGGGGCCGCCAAGTTCGGCGCGGGCGCGAACAACGCGCACGTGACCAGGCTCGGGACGATGCTCATCGCCCAGGGCGGCAAGCGCTTCTACACGCAGGGCGCGGGACCCCGCTGGGGCGACGCGGACAAGAGGGCGACCCAGGCGTTCCAGCTTGCGCAGGGGTGGAAGGGCGCGGAGGCCGACGGCGTCCCCGGCCCGCACACCTGGCGCCTGCTGGTCGCCGGCACCGGGCACAGGATCCCCGCCGCCACGACGGGCGGCAGCCCGAGCGGGACGGCGGCGTACCCGGGGCGGAGCTCCTTCGGACCGGGGCAGGCCGGCAGCCACATCCAGCGGCTCGGCGCCCAGCTGGTGAAGAAGGGGTACGGCGCGCACTACGCGACGGGCCCCGGCCCGCGCTGGACGGAGGCGGACCGCCGCAACGTCGAGGCGTTCCAGCGCGCCCAGGGCTGGTCCGGGGGCGCGGCGGACGGATACCCGGGGCCGGAGACATGGCGCCGGCTCTTCGCGTGA
- a CDS encoding kelch motif-containing protein has protein sequence MTYRPSRRTRRLAIGTAVVLALAGANGPWLYRFGTERYHAYAIDKQDYKAENGHWDFLDVPPEFRINTIHAALLHTGKVLLVAGSGNDQENFDAKSFRSVLWDPEENTYKNIPTPKDMFCAGHTQLPGGKLLIAGGTKRYEKLEGDVTKAGGLMIVHNEDPDAPVTVPAGTRFTGKDNGKTFVSEDPVLVEKATKVFDKRTGAFLRTEPGLGRIYVEAQKSGARYGTGTEDNYRISGLTGSDARNVYGIAQKLALDKKDFQGIREAYEFDPVAEKYIGVDPMNEARWYPTLTTLEDGRVLSLSGLDEIGQIVPGKDEIYDPETKTWEYTGVVRRFPTYPAVFLMNNGKLFYSGSNAGYGPADVGRDPGVWDLESDTFTKIPGLGDPDRTETSATVRLAPAQDETYMVIGGGGVGESGRSSAKSRLVDLTEDEPRFTDGASLDEGTRYPSASLLPDDSLLVTGGSHDYRGRGGSDLLQARLYDAASDTYRRVADPAVGRNYHSGSVLLPDGRVMIFGSDPLYADRANTRPGTFEQRIEIYTPPYLYRGGRPELTAGPERISRGGTGLFTTRHASSITSAKLMRPSAVTHVTDTDQRSVALDLEKSGDSISVTVPRNRALVPSGWYMLFVTDADGTPSEGMWVEIP, from the coding sequence ATGACGTACCGTCCGAGCCGCCGTACCCGCCGCCTGGCGATCGGCACGGCGGTGGTTCTGGCGCTCGCGGGGGCGAACGGGCCCTGGCTGTACCGCTTCGGCACCGAGCGCTACCACGCCTACGCCATCGACAAGCAGGACTACAAGGCGGAGAACGGCCACTGGGACTTCCTGGACGTCCCTCCGGAGTTCCGGATCAACACGATCCACGCCGCACTGCTGCACACCGGCAAGGTCCTGCTCGTCGCGGGCTCGGGCAACGACCAGGAGAACTTCGACGCGAAGAGCTTCCGCTCGGTGCTGTGGGACCCCGAGGAGAACACGTACAAGAACATCCCGACGCCGAAGGACATGTTCTGCGCCGGGCACACCCAGCTCCCCGGCGGGAAGCTCCTCATCGCCGGCGGCACGAAGCGCTACGAGAAGCTCGAGGGCGATGTCACCAAGGCCGGCGGCCTGATGATCGTCCACAACGAGGACCCGGACGCGCCGGTCACCGTGCCCGCGGGCACCCGCTTCACCGGCAAGGACAACGGGAAGACCTTCGTCTCCGAGGACCCGGTGCTCGTGGAGAAGGCCACCAAGGTCTTCGACAAGCGGACCGGCGCGTTCCTCCGCACCGAACCGGGGCTCGGTCGGATCTACGTCGAGGCGCAGAAGTCCGGGGCGCGGTACGGGACCGGCACGGAGGACAACTACCGGATATCGGGGCTCACGGGCTCCGACGCCCGCAACGTGTACGGGATCGCGCAGAAGCTGGCCCTGGACAAGAAGGACTTCCAGGGGATCCGGGAAGCCTACGAATTCGATCCCGTGGCCGAGAAGTACATCGGTGTCGACCCGATGAACGAGGCGCGCTGGTACCCGACGCTCACCACCCTGGAGGACGGCAGGGTCCTCTCGCTGTCCGGCCTCGACGAGATCGGGCAGATCGTGCCCGGCAAGGACGAGATCTACGACCCGGAGACGAAGACGTGGGAGTACACCGGCGTCGTCCGGAGGTTCCCCACCTATCCCGCCGTCTTCCTGATGAACAACGGGAAGCTCTTCTACTCGGGCTCCAACGCCGGCTACGGCCCCGCCGACGTGGGCCGCGACCCGGGCGTCTGGGACCTGGAGTCCGACACCTTCACGAAGATTCCCGGGCTCGGCGACCCGGACAGGACGGAGACCTCGGCGACCGTACGGCTGGCCCCCGCCCAGGACGAGACGTACATGGTGATCGGCGGGGGCGGGGTCGGTGAGTCCGGCAGGTCCAGCGCGAAGTCACGGCTCGTCGACCTGACGGAGGACGAACCCCGCTTCACGGACGGCGCCTCCCTCGACGAGGGCACCCGCTACCCGAGCGCCTCCCTCCTGCCGGACGACTCCCTGCTCGTCACCGGCGGCTCCCACGACTACCGGGGGCGCGGCGGTTCGGACCTCCTGCAGGCCAGGCTGTACGACGCGGCGTCGGACACCTACCGTCGGGTCGCGGACCCCGCCGTGGGCCGCAACTACCACTCGGGGTCCGTGCTGCTCCCCGACGGCCGGGTCATGATCTTCGGATCCGACCCCCTCTACGCGGACCGGGCGAACACGCGGCCCGGCACCTTCGAGCAGCGCATCGAGATCTACACGCCGCCCTACCTGTACCGCGGCGGGCGCCCGGAGCTGACCGCCGGGCCCGAGCGCATCTCGCGAGGCGGCACCGGGCTGTTCACGACCCGGCACGCCTCGTCGATCACCTCGGCGAAGCTGATGCGCCCGAGCGCGGTCACGCATGTCACGGACACCGACCAGCGGTCGGTCGCCCTGGACCTGGAGAAGTCCGGCGACAGCATCTCCGTGACCGTCCCGAGGAACCGCGCCCTGGTCCCGTCCGGCTGGTACATGCTGTTCGTCACGGACGCCGACGGCACACCGTCGGAGGGCATGTGGGTGGAGATCCCCTGA
- a CDS encoding RNA polymerase sigma factor, translating to MRARIRAGDREAFAALHEEYARAVYNHAYRLTGDWSTAEEVLSETFLAAWRTRHSVEPEGDSLRPWLLGIATNKARNANRGIGRRLAFLSRQPAPEPVADIADTTAGRVDDTRRLAAIREALGGLRRQEREVLALCVWSELDYAGAAEALGVPVGTVRSRLSRARTRLRRLTDEQLRRTSDGVAARASRPGEAVRSGREPRPRRGEVEGRAAFVALPIQEEAR from the coding sequence ATGCGCGCACGGATCAGGGCGGGCGACCGCGAGGCGTTCGCCGCGCTCCACGAGGAGTACGCGCGGGCGGTCTACAACCACGCCTACCGGCTGACGGGCGACTGGTCGACGGCCGAGGAGGTGCTGTCCGAGACCTTCCTGGCCGCCTGGCGCACCCGTCACTCCGTCGAACCGGAGGGCGACTCGCTGCGGCCGTGGCTGCTCGGGATCGCCACGAACAAGGCCCGCAACGCGAACCGCGGCATCGGGCGGCGCCTGGCCTTCCTCTCCCGCCAACCCGCTCCGGAACCGGTGGCGGACATCGCGGACACCACGGCCGGACGCGTCGACGACACACGGCGGCTCGCGGCGATCCGGGAGGCGCTGGGCGGGCTCCGCCGCCAGGAGCGCGAGGTGCTGGCCCTCTGTGTCTGGTCCGAGCTGGACTACGCCGGGGCCGCCGAAGCCCTGGGCGTCCCGGTGGGCACCGTACGGTCGCGGCTGTCCCGCGCCCGTACGCGGCTGCGCCGGCTCACCGACGAGCAGCTCCGCCGGACATCGGACGGGGTCGCCGCGCGCGCATCACGCCCCGGAGAAGCAGTCAGGTCCGGAAGGGAACCCCGTCCCCGCCGCGGAGAGGTAGAGGGCAGGGCCGCGTTCGTGGCCCTGCCCATCCAGGAGGAAGCCCGATGA